A stretch of DNA from Lepus europaeus isolate LE1 chromosome 11, mLepTim1.pri, whole genome shotgun sequence:
GAGCCTCGCTGGTCAGGGAGTTCAGATCCGCCTGCACGTTCACCTTCTCCGGCTGCTGCATTTTCTGGTCCAGTTTGTTGAGTTTGCCCAAGACCTGGGAGATCTCCTCGCGGACTCCGGACAGGGACTCCAGCTTGCGCTCGATCTCGCCGATCCGCAGCACCAGTTTGCACACACTGGTCTTCAGCTCCTCCTCCGAGTGGTGGAGGGCCTTGTCCCCCTTGCCGCCGCCGGGGACCCCGTTGGCCATCTTGGGGCGGTGGCGCTCTGGGGAGCTGTCGCCGTCGGACTTGTGCAGCTGGGACAGGGACCCGGTGCTGTTGTAGCAGGATGAGTGCATCACCCCGGTGGAGCCACTGATGCTCATGTCATCCAGGAATCGGAAGATGTCGCTGATGTCGTCACTGACGATCTCCGAGTCGTCGTCTGAGTGCTTCCTGGCGTGCCTGTCTCCGTACTTGCCCTGCCCAGAGGCGCACAAGTCTTTGGCTTTCTTGGGCTCCAACACGTGCTGCTCCGTCTGGGTGCCCACGCTGCTGGTGTCGGAGCTGAGCTGCCCGCTGGTGCAGCTGATGCTCTTGTCTTTGAACTTTTTGACCGGCTCGTGCTTCTCCAGGTCGACGGGGGATGGGATCTCTTTAGCTTTGAGCCCGTTGGGCTTGGCTGCATAGCTCACCGGGAGAATGGGTGGCTGCTCCTTGGGCGCCAGATAAGCCGGGCGTCTGTCTGGGGCTGGGAAACCGGGCGCCGGGCTGCTTGAATTCTGATAGCACAGCTTCTCCCCGGACGGATTCCGGGTGAAAAAGGACCGCTCGAAATCAGGGACTTCCTCCGTGTTCAGGCTCCAGCTTTTGGCTGGCCACGGGGTCTGCTTGCTGGGCCGCCCCGGGCAGCGCCTGGCCTCCTGGGTCCCCAGCACTGGCGTGGGTCCAAAGTACGTAGAGGCTTGTAGATCATCCAGGCTCTCGTGCTTGACCCGCCGTTTGTCGGGCACGGGGGAATAGCCGGGATTCAGGTACTGGCTGTTGTAGGGCATCTCGAAGCTGTGGTTGAAGAAGAGTGGTTTGTGGGGCTCCTTCCGCCCCGGGGGTTCCCCACACTCCCCCTCCGCTTTGCTGGCAGGGCCCACCAGACTGGGGGAGACGGGCATGAGGTTGTGAAAGTCCTCTTTGAAGATGTTCCTCTTCTGGACACAGGACGGGACCACGAAGGGCTCCTCACCGGAGACGAAGGCGTCCTTGATGCCTTGGCCGATGGACAGCGAGTCCTGGTCGGAGATGGACTCGTTCTCGATGTCCATGGGGAAGTAGGTCCTCTGCATCTCACAGGGCCGCGGGCTGGCCACGGAGTAGGGGGCCAGGGCCTGCAGCCTGTCCAGCGAGGCCGCCCGGTGCTTCCCCTCTTTGCCCACGCCCAGCAGGAAGTTCGGCTCGGAGGCGGGGACGAACTGCGGGCAGTCCTTGCACTCCATCTTGCGGCCCTTGGAGGACTGCCTGGAGGGGTAGCCCCGGCTGAAAGGCCTGTCACTCAGCTCGCAGTTGAGCGACTCACACTCGGCCGCTGTGCACATCTCCACGTCCGACCGGCACGACTCAAACGAAGCCTCCTTCCTGCGTACCTTCTGGCGGCCGCCGGGCAGCTTCTCCTTGGCCACACCGCCATTCATCTGGATGAGGTTGAATATCGTCACGATGTCGGCCGCCACCATGATCTTCTTCGACTGCTGGTTGTTCACGTTGCACTTCATCTTGTCCTTGAAGAGCGTGGCTGGGAAATTGGGGTCAAGGCAAGCCGTGTAGAACAAAACGCTTCTCAGCTTGGCCAGCTGCGTCAGGTCGAACCGGGCGCACAGGGACTTGCACAGGTCCTGATAGGAAACCGTGTTCTGCTTGCTGTCCAGCTCCTCCAAGACCTTCATCAGGAAGAGAGAAGTCTCCTGATTGGCCTCCATGATGGAGAACGTGTGGAGGGCGCGCTGCCTACGCGGGAACTTCCGGGCAGAATCTATAGGggggacagcaagagagagggaggtggagaggaggaTTGTAAACATCACAGGAACACACATAAAGAAGACATTTGCATGACTGACAACCtatcagggggccggtgctgtggcctagcggtggcctgtggtgctgccatcccatatgggcaccagttcgagtcccagctgctccacttcccatccagctctctgctgtagcctgggaaggcacctgggtgggagaccgagaagaagctcctggctcctggcttcagatcggcacagcttcagccgttgcagccatctggggagcgaaccagtggatggaagacctctcctccccacccctttctctccctctctctctccctctctctccctctctctttctctccctctttcttcctctctatttCCTCCTCACTccaactctacatttcaaa
This window harbors:
- the MINAR1 gene encoding major intrinsically disordered Notch2-binding receptor 1, giving the protein MEANQETSLFLMKVLEELDSKQNTVSYQDLCKSLCARFDLTQLAKLRSVLFYTACLDPNFPATLFKDKMKCNVNNQQSKKIMVAADIVTIFNLIQMNGGVAKEKLPGGRQKVRRKEASFESCRSDVEMCTAAECESLNCELSDRPFSRGYPSRQSSKGRKMECKDCPQFVPASEPNFLLGVGKEGKHRAASLDRLQALAPYSVASPRPCEMQRTYFPMDIENESISDQDSLSIGQGIKDAFVSGEEPFVVPSCVQKRNIFKEDFHNLMPVSPSLVGPASKAEGECGEPPGRKEPHKPLFFNHSFEMPYNSQYLNPGYSPVPDKRRVKHESLDDLQASTYFGPTPVLGTQEARRCPGRPSKQTPWPAKSWSLNTEEVPDFERSFFTRNPSGEKLCYQNSSSPAPGFPAPDRRPAYLAPKEQPPILPVSYAAKPNGLKAKEIPSPVDLEKHEPVKKFKDKSISCTSGQLSSDTSSVGTQTEQHVLEPKKAKDLCASGQGKYGDRHARKHSDDDSEIVSDDISDIFRFLDDMSISGSTGVMHSSCYNSTGSLSQLHKSDGDSSPERHRPKMANGVPGGGKGDKALHHSEEELKTSVCKLVLRIGEIERKLESLSGVREEISQVLGKLNKLDQKMQQPEKVNVQADLNSLTSEAPSDDTASPRGFRAHGGSHGPTLENSAEWCCSDASGSNSESLRVQALKKSLFTRPSSRSLTEENSATESKIASISNSPRDWRTITYANRAGLGGEERKDAGPADNKDWHRKSKEADRQYDLPRQPRPPKQPKDGFLVEQVFSPHPYPASLKAHMKSNPLYTDMRLTELAEVKRGQPSWTVEEYARNAGDKGKLAALDLQTQESLNPNNLEYWMEDIYTPGYDSLLKRKEAEFRRAKVCKLAALITAAACTVILVIVVPICTMKS